From a region of the Falco cherrug isolate bFalChe1 chromosome 9, bFalChe1.pri, whole genome shotgun sequence genome:
- the LOC102048466 gene encoding putative threonine dehydratase isoform X2, whose product MNFAAQFLYSRVLKNRTPRDYSREDEDYDPFWQRDDNKIKKQDAPALCDLHCCKDGKIRNGLIGQKPTSINPERLKDFVEEDYLNGDVKTWEMKIVSHNEELLRDALSRIPQSSSRSSLSSCNKLIRFEDISAAAFKIQCGVQKTPCMYSRLSKQYGMDIYLKKEFLQYTGSVKERGVLYLLTSLPQDQQRKGVIVASDSNFSMAVAYHASELRIPVFVIMSTSTSPARVKMCREYGAMVISYGTTAKDSQMHARRLAQENGYLYLEEEDSAVYLSGLGTVGLEVYEQVPKLDAVIFPAGGHCGLLAGSAAALKHLNPHISVIGVESESFPVLQQSLKAGHPIEDQACSNHHFYGDVSGLCFGSNSLQLTGKLVDKVVAVREEDILISMLRLLEYERATVDAEGAIGLAALVAGKLPELKGKRVAVVICSGNLELHLLQQCIARALTLDNRVCRFSLVLSDCPGDISKLLEILAREDARVLDIKQERTFATSELFTTEVTCTVETRDKIHTAQLRNALLERYPTAAWTER is encoded by the exons ATGAACTTTGCAGCGCAGTTTCTCTACTCCAGGGTGTTAAAAAACAGAACTCCCAGGGACTACTCCAGGGAAGATGAAGACTACGATCCTTTCTGGCAAAG ggatgacaataaaataaagaaacaagatgCCCCAGCACTTTGTGATCTTCACTGTTGTAAAGATGGGAAGATAAGAAATGGCCTTATTGGGCAGAAGCCAACCTCTATCAACCCTGAGAGACTCAAAGATTTTGTTGAGGAGGATTACCTGAACGGGGACGTGAAGACCTGGGAAATGAAGATAGTGAGCCATAATGAGGAGTTACTTAGGGATGCCCTTTCCCGCATCCCTCAGTCAAGCAGTAGGAGCAGCCTGTcaagctgtaacaagctgaTTCGATTTGAAGATATTAGtgcagcagctttcaaaatCCAGTGCGGTGTTCAGAAAACCCCTTGCATG TATTCTAGGCTATCCAAGCAGTATGGAATGGACATCTATCTGAAGAAAGAATTCCTTCAGTACACAGGATCTGTGAAGGAACGTGGTGTACTTTACCTTCTGACATCATTGCCTCAG GATCAGCAAAGAAAGGGAGTGATTGTGGCCTCGGACAGTAACTTTTCCATGGCTGTTGCTTACCACGCCTCAGAGCTCCGTATTCCAGTGTTCGTCATCATGTCAACCAGCACGTCCCCGGCCAGAGTGAAAATGTGCCGTGAGTACGGTGCCATGGTTATATCCTATGGCACTACCGCTAAGGATTCCCAGATGCACGCAAGAAGGTTGGCGCAGGAGAATGGGTACCTCTACCTCGAAGA GGAGGATAGTGCTGTCTACCTGTCGGGCCTGGGAACCGTGGGGCTGGAGGTGTACGAGCAGGTGCCAAAGCTGGATGCAGTGATTTTCCCTGCAGGAGGCCACTGTGGCTTGCTGGCAGGGTCAGCTGCTGCACTCAAACACCTCAACCCACATATTTCTGTAATT GGCGTCGAATCTGAAAGTTTCCCTGTATTGCAACAGTCCTTGAAGGCTGGCCACCCTATTGAAGACCAGGCTTGCAGTAATCATCACTTTTATGGAG ATGTGAGCGGACTCTGCTTTGGCAGCAATTCTTTGCAGCTGACTGGGAAACTTGTGGATAAAGTTGTTGCTGTGAG GGAGGAGGACATCCTCATTTCAATGCTGAGATTGCTGGAGTACGAGCGAGCCACGGTTGATGCGGAAGGGGCCATTGGACTTGCAGCGCTGGTTGCGGGGAAGCTGCCTGAGTTGAAGGGTAAAAG aGTGGCAGTTGTTATATGCAGCGGAAACTTGGAATTACACCTGCTGCAACAGTGCATAGCTCGTGCCCTGACCCTCGATAACAGAGTGTGCAGATTTTCCCTTGTGCTTTCTGACTGCCCAGGAGACATTTCAAAGCTACTGGAGATTTTGGCTCGGGAAGATGCAAG GGTTTTGGATATCAAACAAGAACGCACGTTTGCGACGTCTGAGCTCTTCACTACCGAG
- the LOC102048466 gene encoding putative threonine dehydratase isoform X1, with product MVSPRGPPRARPTDMTTPGPLLPPYGVVVGVLLHLVVYLVAVLYRDDNKIKKQDAPALCDLHCCKDGKIRNGLIGQKPTSINPERLKDFVEEDYLNGDVKTWEMKIVSHNEELLRDALSRIPQSSSRSSLSSCNKLIRFEDISAAAFKIQCGVQKTPCMYSRLSKQYGMDIYLKKEFLQYTGSVKERGVLYLLTSLPQDQQRKGVIVASDSNFSMAVAYHASELRIPVFVIMSTSTSPARVKMCREYGAMVISYGTTAKDSQMHARRLAQENGYLYLEEEDSAVYLSGLGTVGLEVYEQVPKLDAVIFPAGGHCGLLAGSAAALKHLNPHISVIGVESESFPVLQQSLKAGHPIEDQACSNHHFYGDVSGLCFGSNSLQLTGKLVDKVVAVREEDILISMLRLLEYERATVDAEGAIGLAALVAGKLPELKGKRVAVVICSGNLELHLLQQCIARALTLDNRVCRFSLVLSDCPGDISKLLEILAREDARVLDIKQERTFATSELFTTEVTCTVETRDKIHTAQLRNALLERYPTAAWTER from the exons ATGGTCAGCCCTCGGGGTCCACCCAGGGCCAGGCCCACGGACATGACAACCCCTGgacccctcctgcctccttaCGGTGTCGTAGTTGGAGTTTTGCTTCACCTCGTTGTTTATTTAGTGGCTGTGCTATATAg ggatgacaataaaataaagaaacaagatgCCCCAGCACTTTGTGATCTTCACTGTTGTAAAGATGGGAAGATAAGAAATGGCCTTATTGGGCAGAAGCCAACCTCTATCAACCCTGAGAGACTCAAAGATTTTGTTGAGGAGGATTACCTGAACGGGGACGTGAAGACCTGGGAAATGAAGATAGTGAGCCATAATGAGGAGTTACTTAGGGATGCCCTTTCCCGCATCCCTCAGTCAAGCAGTAGGAGCAGCCTGTcaagctgtaacaagctgaTTCGATTTGAAGATATTAGtgcagcagctttcaaaatCCAGTGCGGTGTTCAGAAAACCCCTTGCATG TATTCTAGGCTATCCAAGCAGTATGGAATGGACATCTATCTGAAGAAAGAATTCCTTCAGTACACAGGATCTGTGAAGGAACGTGGTGTACTTTACCTTCTGACATCATTGCCTCAG GATCAGCAAAGAAAGGGAGTGATTGTGGCCTCGGACAGTAACTTTTCCATGGCTGTTGCTTACCACGCCTCAGAGCTCCGTATTCCAGTGTTCGTCATCATGTCAACCAGCACGTCCCCGGCCAGAGTGAAAATGTGCCGTGAGTACGGTGCCATGGTTATATCCTATGGCACTACCGCTAAGGATTCCCAGATGCACGCAAGAAGGTTGGCGCAGGAGAATGGGTACCTCTACCTCGAAGA GGAGGATAGTGCTGTCTACCTGTCGGGCCTGGGAACCGTGGGGCTGGAGGTGTACGAGCAGGTGCCAAAGCTGGATGCAGTGATTTTCCCTGCAGGAGGCCACTGTGGCTTGCTGGCAGGGTCAGCTGCTGCACTCAAACACCTCAACCCACATATTTCTGTAATT GGCGTCGAATCTGAAAGTTTCCCTGTATTGCAACAGTCCTTGAAGGCTGGCCACCCTATTGAAGACCAGGCTTGCAGTAATCATCACTTTTATGGAG ATGTGAGCGGACTCTGCTTTGGCAGCAATTCTTTGCAGCTGACTGGGAAACTTGTGGATAAAGTTGTTGCTGTGAG GGAGGAGGACATCCTCATTTCAATGCTGAGATTGCTGGAGTACGAGCGAGCCACGGTTGATGCGGAAGGGGCCATTGGACTTGCAGCGCTGGTTGCGGGGAAGCTGCCTGAGTTGAAGGGTAAAAG aGTGGCAGTTGTTATATGCAGCGGAAACTTGGAATTACACCTGCTGCAACAGTGCATAGCTCGTGCCCTGACCCTCGATAACAGAGTGTGCAGATTTTCCCTTGTGCTTTCTGACTGCCCAGGAGACATTTCAAAGCTACTGGAGATTTTGGCTCGGGAAGATGCAAG GGTTTTGGATATCAAACAAGAACGCACGTTTGCGACGTCTGAGCTCTTCACTACCGAG
- the LOC102048466 gene encoding putative threonine dehydratase isoform X3: MTWSAFGTDLLRQHRNLTDDNKIKKQDAPALCDLHCCKDGKIRNGLIGQKPTSINPERLKDFVEEDYLNGDVKTWEMKIVSHNEELLRDALSRIPQSSSRSSLSSCNKLIRFEDISAAAFKIQCGVQKTPCMYSRLSKQYGMDIYLKKEFLQYTGSVKERGVLYLLTSLPQDQQRKGVIVASDSNFSMAVAYHASELRIPVFVIMSTSTSPARVKMCREYGAMVISYGTTAKDSQMHARRLAQENGYLYLEEEDSAVYLSGLGTVGLEVYEQVPKLDAVIFPAGGHCGLLAGSAAALKHLNPHISVIGVESESFPVLQQSLKAGHPIEDQACSNHHFYGDVSGLCFGSNSLQLTGKLVDKVVAVREEDILISMLRLLEYERATVDAEGAIGLAALVAGKLPELKGKRVAVVICSGNLELHLLQQCIARALTLDNRVCRFSLVLSDCPGDISKLLEILAREDARVLDIKQERTFATSELFTTEVTCTVETRDKIHTAQLRNALLERYPTAAWTER; the protein is encoded by the exons ggatgacaataaaataaagaaacaagatgCCCCAGCACTTTGTGATCTTCACTGTTGTAAAGATGGGAAGATAAGAAATGGCCTTATTGGGCAGAAGCCAACCTCTATCAACCCTGAGAGACTCAAAGATTTTGTTGAGGAGGATTACCTGAACGGGGACGTGAAGACCTGGGAAATGAAGATAGTGAGCCATAATGAGGAGTTACTTAGGGATGCCCTTTCCCGCATCCCTCAGTCAAGCAGTAGGAGCAGCCTGTcaagctgtaacaagctgaTTCGATTTGAAGATATTAGtgcagcagctttcaaaatCCAGTGCGGTGTTCAGAAAACCCCTTGCATG TATTCTAGGCTATCCAAGCAGTATGGAATGGACATCTATCTGAAGAAAGAATTCCTTCAGTACACAGGATCTGTGAAGGAACGTGGTGTACTTTACCTTCTGACATCATTGCCTCAG GATCAGCAAAGAAAGGGAGTGATTGTGGCCTCGGACAGTAACTTTTCCATGGCTGTTGCTTACCACGCCTCAGAGCTCCGTATTCCAGTGTTCGTCATCATGTCAACCAGCACGTCCCCGGCCAGAGTGAAAATGTGCCGTGAGTACGGTGCCATGGTTATATCCTATGGCACTACCGCTAAGGATTCCCAGATGCACGCAAGAAGGTTGGCGCAGGAGAATGGGTACCTCTACCTCGAAGA GGAGGATAGTGCTGTCTACCTGTCGGGCCTGGGAACCGTGGGGCTGGAGGTGTACGAGCAGGTGCCAAAGCTGGATGCAGTGATTTTCCCTGCAGGAGGCCACTGTGGCTTGCTGGCAGGGTCAGCTGCTGCACTCAAACACCTCAACCCACATATTTCTGTAATT GGCGTCGAATCTGAAAGTTTCCCTGTATTGCAACAGTCCTTGAAGGCTGGCCACCCTATTGAAGACCAGGCTTGCAGTAATCATCACTTTTATGGAG ATGTGAGCGGACTCTGCTTTGGCAGCAATTCTTTGCAGCTGACTGGGAAACTTGTGGATAAAGTTGTTGCTGTGAG GGAGGAGGACATCCTCATTTCAATGCTGAGATTGCTGGAGTACGAGCGAGCCACGGTTGATGCGGAAGGGGCCATTGGACTTGCAGCGCTGGTTGCGGGGAAGCTGCCTGAGTTGAAGGGTAAAAG aGTGGCAGTTGTTATATGCAGCGGAAACTTGGAATTACACCTGCTGCAACAGTGCATAGCTCGTGCCCTGACCCTCGATAACAGAGTGTGCAGATTTTCCCTTGTGCTTTCTGACTGCCCAGGAGACATTTCAAAGCTACTGGAGATTTTGGCTCGGGAAGATGCAAG GGTTTTGGATATCAAACAAGAACGCACGTTTGCGACGTCTGAGCTCTTCACTACCGAG
- the LOC102048466 gene encoding putative threonine dehydratase isoform X4, with translation MKIVSHNEELLRDALSRIPQSSSRSSLSSCNKLIRFEDISAAAFKIQCGVQKTPCMYSRLSKQYGMDIYLKKEFLQYTGSVKERGVLYLLTSLPQDQQRKGVIVASDSNFSMAVAYHASELRIPVFVIMSTSTSPARVKMCREYGAMVISYGTTAKDSQMHARRLAQENGYLYLEEEDSAVYLSGLGTVGLEVYEQVPKLDAVIFPAGGHCGLLAGSAAALKHLNPHISVIGVESESFPVLQQSLKAGHPIEDQACSNHHFYGDVSGLCFGSNSLQLTGKLVDKVVAVREEDILISMLRLLEYERATVDAEGAIGLAALVAGKLPELKGKRVAVVICSGNLELHLLQQCIARALTLDNRVCRFSLVLSDCPGDISKLLEILAREDARVLDIKQERTFATSELFTTEVTCTVETRDKIHTAQLRNALLERYPTAAWTER, from the exons ATGAAGATAGTGAGCCATAATGAGGAGTTACTTAGGGATGCCCTTTCCCGCATCCCTCAGTCAAGCAGTAGGAGCAGCCTGTcaagctgtaacaagctgaTTCGATTTGAAGATATTAGtgcagcagctttcaaaatCCAGTGCGGTGTTCAGAAAACCCCTTGCATG TATTCTAGGCTATCCAAGCAGTATGGAATGGACATCTATCTGAAGAAAGAATTCCTTCAGTACACAGGATCTGTGAAGGAACGTGGTGTACTTTACCTTCTGACATCATTGCCTCAG GATCAGCAAAGAAAGGGAGTGATTGTGGCCTCGGACAGTAACTTTTCCATGGCTGTTGCTTACCACGCCTCAGAGCTCCGTATTCCAGTGTTCGTCATCATGTCAACCAGCACGTCCCCGGCCAGAGTGAAAATGTGCCGTGAGTACGGTGCCATGGTTATATCCTATGGCACTACCGCTAAGGATTCCCAGATGCACGCAAGAAGGTTGGCGCAGGAGAATGGGTACCTCTACCTCGAAGA GGAGGATAGTGCTGTCTACCTGTCGGGCCTGGGAACCGTGGGGCTGGAGGTGTACGAGCAGGTGCCAAAGCTGGATGCAGTGATTTTCCCTGCAGGAGGCCACTGTGGCTTGCTGGCAGGGTCAGCTGCTGCACTCAAACACCTCAACCCACATATTTCTGTAATT GGCGTCGAATCTGAAAGTTTCCCTGTATTGCAACAGTCCTTGAAGGCTGGCCACCCTATTGAAGACCAGGCTTGCAGTAATCATCACTTTTATGGAG ATGTGAGCGGACTCTGCTTTGGCAGCAATTCTTTGCAGCTGACTGGGAAACTTGTGGATAAAGTTGTTGCTGTGAG GGAGGAGGACATCCTCATTTCAATGCTGAGATTGCTGGAGTACGAGCGAGCCACGGTTGATGCGGAAGGGGCCATTGGACTTGCAGCGCTGGTTGCGGGGAAGCTGCCTGAGTTGAAGGGTAAAAG aGTGGCAGTTGTTATATGCAGCGGAAACTTGGAATTACACCTGCTGCAACAGTGCATAGCTCGTGCCCTGACCCTCGATAACAGAGTGTGCAGATTTTCCCTTGTGCTTTCTGACTGCCCAGGAGACATTTCAAAGCTACTGGAGATTTTGGCTCGGGAAGATGCAAG GGTTTTGGATATCAAACAAGAACGCACGTTTGCGACGTCTGAGCTCTTCACTACCGAG